One window of the Epinephelus moara isolate mb chromosome 24, YSFRI_EMoa_1.0, whole genome shotgun sequence genome contains the following:
- the LOC126385432 gene encoding uncharacterized protein LOC126385432, producing MNGVTMQAFQLPLPSANDLPTLAVQSIHGEEVQTAQDSGLNLLPQDLPSHSSSLLSPSTSLDYPGNPESTRRASICRIKVVEDLLAVFMDSSIIHLTLKMDFVNEKAIDDAGVSREVYTAFWEQFLEQCEGETERVPRLRPDFCEAEWQAVGRIWVKGLLDHGVMPVRLSKAFILACIHGIDSVDVDILMTSFLNYLPPVERSAVEKALQGTMEESDEEDLLDLFTRMGSHFLPPKNSMQPAIETMAHKAILQEPKYIVDCFSTPMALVQQKLSDKEKCLSLYESKKATALTLNFEFDNILSSHYFEMDIL from the exons ATGAATGGAGTGACTATGCAGGCTTTCCAACTCCCATTGCCCTCAGCTAATGACCTGCCTACACTAGCTGTGCAGTCCATACATGGGGAGGAAGTGCAAACTGCACAG GACAGTGGACTGAATCTTTTACCACAAGATTTGCCCTCACATTCAAGCAGCCTGCTTTCCCCATCAACCTCACTTGACTACCCAGGAAATCCTGAGAGCACACGACGTGCATCAATTTGCAGGATAAAGGTTGTTGAAGATCTTTTGGCTGTATTTATGGACAGCAGCATAATACATTTGACTCTAAAGATGGACTTTGTAAATGAAAAAGCTATTGATGATGCTGGAGTGTCAAGGGAGGTTTACACTGCATTCTGGGAACAGTTTCTTGAACAGTGTGAAGGGGAAACAGAGCGAGTGCCAAGGCTGAGGCCAGATTTCTGTGAGGCTGAATGGCAAGCAGTTGGACGGATCTGGGTGAAAGGATTATTAGACCACGGTGTCATGCCAGTGAGGCTATCAAAGGCTTTCATTTTAGCCTGCATCCATGGCATCGATTCAGTTGATGTAGAcatcctgatgacatcatttctCAACTACCTTCCTCCTGTTGAGAGATCAGCTGTTGAGAAGGCTCTCCAGGGCACAATGGAGGAAAGTGATGAAGAGGACTTGCTTGACCTCTTTACAAGGATGGGTTCCCATTTCCTACCTCCAAAGAACAGCATGCAACCTGCCATAGAAACAATGGCTCACAAAGCCATTCTACAAGAGCCAAAATATATAGTTGATTGCTTCTCCACACCCATGGCACTTGTACAGCAGAAACTATCAGACAAGGAAaagtgtttgtctctgtatgAGTCAAAGAAAGCCACAG CTCTTACCCTGAATTTCGAGTTTGACAACATCCTGTCCAGTCACTATTTTGAAATGGACATCCTGTGA
- the LOC126385433 gene encoding uncharacterized protein LOC126385433, with translation MFAKCREHGLRVRKEDVRLVLKELDPRGVSLRQARRLRRRSYFSRGPNFIWHMDSYDKLKPYGICVNGSIDGFSRKIMWLNAYTTSSDPKLIGGYYMDVVQRLGGCPRIVRGDLGTENGHVRGFQRFLVPTPPDSTLDSYLDGASTANQRIEYWWGFLRSQCVEFWLSLFGDLRDNGFFDGGFLDKSLLQFCCMGLIQDELDDTAQVWNAHTIRPSKNINVPSGRPNVMYALPELYGTMPCDPDLYELCNIFMAESHLTPPTDPYQAVNLYMHLREAISVSL, from the exons ATGTTTGCTAAATGCAGAGAACATGGACTACGAGTGAGGAAAGAGGATGTGCGGTTGGTGTTGAAGGAGCTGGATCCGAGAGGAGTGTCGTTAAGGCAGGCAAGACGTCTCAGACGACGGAGCTACTTCTCAAGAGGGCCAAACTTCATATGGCACATGGACTCTTATGATAAACTGAAGCCATATGGCATTTGTGTCAATGGAAGTATTGATGGTTTTTCGAGGAAAATAATGTGGCTCAATGCCTACACAACAAGTAGTGACCCAAAGTTGATCGGAGGTTATTATATGGATGTAGTGCAGCGTTTAGGGGGTTGCCCTCGGATTGTGAGAGGCGATCTTGGAACCGAAAATGGCCATGTCAGAGGCTTCCAGCGTTTCCTCGTCCCCACTCCCCCAGACAGCACTCTTGACAGTTACTTGGATGGAGCCAGCACCGCCAATCAGAGAATTGAATATTGGTGGGGTTTTCTTCGCAGCCAGTGTGTGGAGTTCTGGTTATCCCTGTTTGGAGACCTCAGAGACAATGGGTTCTTTGATGGTGGATTTCTGGACAAAAGCCTCCTTCAATTTTGTTGCATGGGACTCATCCAG GATGAGTTGGATGACACTGCACAAGTTTGGAACGCACACACCATCAGGCCCTCAAAGAACATAAACGTCCCCAGCGGTCGGCCTAATGTGATGTATGCCTTGCCTGAACTTTACGGGACCATGCCATGCGATCCGGATTTATATGAACTATGCAATATCTTTATGGCCGAGTCTCATCTGACTCCACCAACAGATCCATATCAGGCTGTGAACTTGTATATGCACCTAAGAGAGGCCATCAGTGTATCTCTGTAA